One Rhodoferax ferrireducens T118 DNA segment encodes these proteins:
- the rplV gene encoding 50S ribosomal protein L22 → METRATLRGVRLSVDKGRLVADLIRGKKVDQALNILQFTQKKAAVIIKKVLESAIANAEHNDGADIDELRVKTIFVEQGASLRRFTARAKGRGNQIRKPTCHVYVTVGN, encoded by the coding sequence ATGGAAACACGTGCAACCCTTCGTGGCGTTCGTTTATCGGTCGACAAAGGCCGTTTGGTCGCGGATCTGATCCGCGGCAAGAAGGTGGATCAAGCCTTGAACATTTTGCAGTTCACGCAGAAAAAAGCTGCCGTGATCATCAAGAAGGTTCTTGAGTCCGCCATTGCCAACGCTGAGCACAATGATGGTGCCGACATCGACGAACTGAGGGTGAAAACCATCTTCGTTGAGCAAGGTGCATCGCTCAGGCGCTTCACGGCCCGCGCAAAAGGTCGTGGCAACCAAATCAGAAAACCCACGTGCCATGTGTACGTGACGGTTGGTAACTGA
- the rpsS gene encoding 30S ribosomal protein S19 has translation MTRSLKKGPFVDHHLVAKADKAVATKDKKPIKTWSRRSMVLPDFIGLTIAVHNGKQHVPVYITDQMVGHKLGEFALTRTFKGHPADKKVQKK, from the coding sequence ATGACTCGTTCTCTCAAAAAAGGTCCGTTTGTTGACCATCACTTGGTCGCAAAAGCCGATAAGGCGGTTGCCACCAAAGACAAAAAGCCGATCAAGACCTGGTCGCGTCGCTCAATGGTTTTGCCCGATTTCATCGGCTTGACCATTGCGGTGCACAACGGCAAACAGCACGTGCCGGTCTATATCACCGATCAAATGGTTGGCCACAAGTTGGGTGAGTTTGCTCTCACCCGGACTTTCAAGGGCCATCCTGCGGACAAAAAAGTCCAAAAGAAATAA
- the rplB gene encoding 50S ribosomal protein L2 — MAVIKMKPTSPGRRGVVKISRDHLYKGEPFAPLLEPQFQHAGRNNNGHITTRHKGGGHKHHYRVVDFLRTKDGIPAKVERIEYDPNRSAHIALVCYADGERRYIIAPRGLEVGASIMSGAEAPIRVGNTLPIRNIPVGSIVHCIELQIGKGAQIVRSAGTSATLLAREGIYAQVRMRSGEVRKIHIECRATLGQVANEEHSLRRLGKAGAKRWKGIRPTVRGVVMNPVDHPHGGGEGKTGEGRHPVDPWGNLTKGYRTRNNKRTQVMIVSRRKK, encoded by the coding sequence ATGGCTGTTATCAAAATGAAACCAACTTCCCCAGGCCGTCGTGGCGTGGTGAAGATTTCGCGTGATCATTTGTACAAGGGTGAACCCTTTGCACCTTTGTTGGAGCCTCAGTTCCAGCATGCCGGTCGCAACAACAATGGTCATATCACTACTCGTCACAAGGGCGGTGGTCACAAACACCATTACCGTGTGGTTGACTTCCTTCGTACCAAGGATGGTATTCCGGCCAAGGTCGAGCGCATCGAGTATGACCCGAATCGTTCGGCGCACATTGCGCTGGTCTGCTATGCCGATGGCGAACGTCGTTACATCATTGCCCCGCGTGGTCTTGAGGTCGGTGCATCCATCATGAGTGGTGCAGAAGCTCCGATTCGTGTTGGCAATACTCTGCCTATCCGCAATATTCCGGTGGGTTCCATCGTGCATTGCATTGAGTTGCAAATCGGCAAAGGCGCGCAAATCGTGCGCTCTGCCGGCACCTCCGCAACCTTGCTGGCGCGTGAGGGCATCTACGCTCAGGTGCGTATGCGTTCGGGTGAAGTTCGCAAGATTCACATCGAATGTCGCGCGACCTTGGGTCAAGTCGCCAATGAAGAGCACAGCCTGCGCCGTCTCGGCAAAGCGGGTGCCAAGCGTTGGAAGGGCATCCGTCCGACCGTCCGTGGTGTGGTTATGAACCCGGTGGATCACCCGCATGGCGGTGGCGAGGGCAAGACCGGCGAAGGCCGTCATCCAGTCGATCCTTGGGGTAATCTGACCAAGGGTTACCGTACCCGTAACAACAAGCGCACGCAGGTCATGATCGTGTCGCGTCGCAAGAAGTAA
- the rplW gene encoding 50S ribosomal protein L23: MSHGPNLTTFDEGRLMQVLVAPIVSEKATMIAEKSNAVTFKVLQDATKYEIKAAVQLMFKVEVKGVSVVNTKGKTKRFGKSVGRRDNIRKAYVTLKPGQELNLGGEAA; encoded by the coding sequence ATGAGTCATGGTCCAAATCTGACTACATTTGACGAAGGCCGTCTGATGCAAGTGCTCGTCGCACCTATCGTGTCCGAAAAGGCAACGATGATTGCGGAAAAGAGCAATGCGGTGACCTTCAAGGTGCTGCAAGACGCCACCAAGTATGAAATCAAGGCCGCTGTGCAATTGATGTTCAAGGTTGAGGTTAAAGGCGTCTCTGTGGTGAACACTAAAGGCAAAACCAAGCGTTTTGGCAAGTCTGTTGGCCGTCGCGATAATATTCGCAAGGCTTATGTGACGCTGAAGCCTGGGCAAGAGCTGAACCTCGGTGGGGAGGCTGCGTAA
- the rplD gene encoding 50S ribosomal protein L4, which yields MQLELLNDQGLATAKYEAPETVFGRAYNEDLVHQIVVAFQANARQGTRAQKDREQVKHSTKKPFKQKGTGRARAGMTSSPLWRGGGRIFPNMPDENFTQKINKKMYRAGMASILSQLAREGRLAVVDSMKVDSPKTKPLAAKFKAMNLESVLVIADEVDENLYLASRNLVNVLVVEPRYADPVSLVHYRKVIVTKAAMEKLQEMFA from the coding sequence ATGCAGCTCGAACTCCTGAATGACCAAGGTCTGGCTACTGCAAAATATGAAGCGCCGGAAACCGTGTTCGGTCGCGCTTACAACGAAGATCTGGTGCACCAGATCGTCGTTGCTTTCCAGGCCAATGCCCGCCAAGGCACACGCGCTCAGAAAGACCGTGAGCAGGTCAAGCACTCAACCAAGAAACCTTTTAAGCAAAAGGGTACGGGTCGCGCTCGTGCTGGTATGACCTCTTCGCCGTTGTGGCGTGGAGGCGGTCGGATATTTCCGAACATGCCGGACGAAAATTTCACACAGAAAATCAACAAAAAGATGTATCGCGCTGGCATGGCGTCCATCTTGTCGCAGTTGGCTCGCGAAGGTCGCCTGGCTGTGGTTGATTCCATGAAAGTGGACTCGCCCAAGACAAAGCCCTTGGCTGCCAAGTTCAAGGCCATGAATCTGGAATCCGTCTTGGTGATTGCCGATGAGGTTGATGAAAACCTGTACCTGGCATCCCGGAATCTGGTGAATGTTTTGGTTGTGGAACCACGCTATGCTGATCCAGTGTCCCTGGTTCACTACCGCAAGGTGATTGTCACCAAGGCGGCGATGGAAAAACTGCAGGAGATGTTCGCATGA
- the rplC gene encoding 50S ribosomal protein L3 gives MSLSNSLGLLGRKVGMMRLFTDEGDSIPVTVVDVSNNRVTQVKTQENDGYVALQVTFGARKASRVTKPAAGHLAKAGVEAGEIIREFRLTADVAAQYKAGATVPVTAVFAVGQKVDVQGTTIGKGFAGTIKRHHMKSQRASHGNSRSHNVPGSIGMAQDPGRVFPGKRMTGHLGDDTVTTQNLDVIRIDEARQLLMIKGAVPGSAGGFVTVRPAVKVKANNTDVKGAN, from the coding sequence ATGAGTCTGAGCAACTCCCTAGGGTTGCTGGGCCGCAAGGTGGGCATGATGCGCCTATTCACCGATGAGGGGGATTCAATCCCTGTCACGGTGGTAGACGTCTCTAACAACCGTGTGACTCAGGTCAAAACCCAAGAGAATGACGGCTACGTCGCCTTGCAGGTGACGTTTGGTGCGCGCAAAGCTTCGCGCGTCACCAAGCCTGCGGCTGGGCACCTTGCAAAAGCAGGTGTTGAAGCAGGTGAAATCATCCGCGAATTCCGCCTGACCGCCGATGTGGCTGCGCAGTACAAAGCAGGCGCAACGGTGCCTGTGACGGCTGTGTTTGCTGTCGGCCAAAAGGTCGATGTGCAGGGTACTACCATTGGTAAAGGCTTTGCCGGCACGATCAAGCGCCACCACATGAAGTCGCAGCGCGCGTCGCACGGTAACAGCCGTTCGCACAATGTGCCAGGTTCCATTGGTATGGCCCAGGATCCAGGTCGCGTGTTTCCTGGCAAACGCATGACGGGTCACTTGGGAGATGACACGGTCACCACCCAAAACCTGGATGTGATTCGCATTGACGAAGCTCGTCAACTGCTGATGATTAAGGGTGCTGTTCCTGGCTCAGCCGGCGGTTTTGTAACCGTTCGTCCTGCTGTCAAGGTCAAAGCCAACAATACTGACGTGAAAGGAGCGAACTGA
- the rpsJ gene encoding 30S ribosomal protein S10, which yields MATKQKIRIRLKAFDYKLIDQSAAEIVDTAKRTGAIVKGPVPLPTRFKRFDILRSPHVNKTSRDQFEIRTHQRLMDIVDPTDKTVDALMKLDLPAGVDVEIKLQ from the coding sequence ATGGCTACCAAACAAAAAATCCGTATTCGTCTGAAGGCTTTTGATTACAAACTCATCGACCAGTCGGCCGCCGAGATTGTAGATACCGCCAAACGCACTGGCGCCATTGTTAAAGGCCCGGTGCCTTTGCCAACGCGCTTTAAACGTTTTGACATCCTGCGTTCGCCGCACGTCAACAAAACCAGTCGCGACCAGTTCGAAATCCGCACGCACCAGCGCCTGATGGATATCGTTGACCCGACGGATAAAACCGTTGATGCGTTGATGAAACTTGATCTTCCTGCGGGTGTGGATGTCGAGATCAAGCTGCAATAG
- the tuf gene encoding elongation factor Tu, whose protein sequence is MGKEKFSRSKPHVNVGTIGHVDHGKTTLTAAITSVLAAKFGGTAKAYDQIDAAPEEKARGITINTAHVEYETANRHYAHVDCPGHADYVKNMITGAAQMDGAILVVSAADGPMPQTREHILLARQVGVPYIIVFLNKCDMVDDAELLELVEMEVRELLDKYEFPGDTTPIIHGSAKLAMEGDKGPMGEQAIMKLADALDSYIPLPERAIDGAFLMPVEDVFSISGRGTVVTGRVERGIIKVGEEIEIVGIHDTQKTTCTGVEMFRKLLDQGQAGDNVGILLRGTKREDVQRGQVLCKPGSIKPHTHFTGEIYVLSKDEGGRHTPFFNNYRPQFYFRTTDVTGAIELPEGKEMVMPGDNVSIIVKLINPIAMEEGLRFAIREGGKTVGAGVVAKVIA, encoded by the coding sequence ATGGGAAAAGAAAAATTTTCGCGTAGCAAGCCGCACGTCAACGTCGGCACCATTGGCCACGTCGATCACGGCAAGACCACCCTGACAGCGGCCATCACCAGCGTGCTGGCGGCCAAATTTGGCGGCACCGCCAAGGCCTACGACCAGATCGATGCAGCGCCCGAAGAGAAAGCGCGCGGCATCACCATCAACACGGCCCACGTCGAGTACGAGACCGCCAATCGCCATTACGCCCACGTCGATTGCCCCGGCCACGCTGACTATGTGAAGAACATGATCACCGGCGCGGCGCAAATGGACGGCGCCATTCTGGTCGTGTCCGCCGCTGACGGTCCCATGCCGCAAACCCGCGAACACATCCTGCTGGCGCGCCAGGTCGGCGTGCCTTACATCATCGTGTTCCTGAACAAATGCGACATGGTCGACGACGCCGAACTGCTCGAACTCGTTGAAATGGAAGTGCGTGAACTGCTCGACAAGTACGAGTTCCCGGGCGACACCACCCCCATCATCCATGGCTCGGCCAAGCTCGCCATGGAAGGCGACAAAGGCCCCATGGGCGAACAAGCCATCATGAAACTCGCTGATGCGCTGGACAGCTACATTCCCCTGCCGGAACGTGCCATTGATGGCGCCTTCCTGATGCCCGTCGAAGACGTGTTCTCGATCTCCGGTCGTGGCACCGTGGTGACCGGCCGCGTTGAACGCGGCATCATCAAAGTCGGCGAAGAAATCGAAATCGTCGGCATCCACGACACCCAAAAGACCACCTGCACGGGCGTCGAAATGTTCCGCAAACTGCTCGACCAAGGTCAAGCGGGTGACAACGTCGGCATCTTGCTGCGCGGCACCAAGCGTGAAGATGTGCAGCGCGGCCAAGTGCTGTGCAAGCCCGGTTCGATCAAACCGCACACCCACTTCACGGGCGAGATCTATGTCTTGTCCAAAGACGAAGGTGGCCGCCATACCCCGTTTTTCAACAACTACCGTCCCCAGTTCTACTTCCGTACCACGGACGTGACCGGTGCGATCGAGTTGCCGGAAGGCAAAGAAATGGTGATGCCGGGCGACAACGTGTCGATCATCGTCAAGCTGATCAACCCGATCGCCATGGAAGAAGGCTTGCGTTTCGCCATCCGCGAAGGTGGCAAGACGGTCGGTGCCGGTGTGGTTGCCAAAGTTATCGCGTAA
- the fusA gene encoding elongation factor G: MARHTPIERYRNIGISAHIDAGKTTTTERILFYTGINHKIGEVHDGAATMDWMEQEQERGITITSAATTCFWKGMENNFAEHRINIIDTPGHVDFTIEVERSMRVLDGACMVYCAVGGVQPQSETVWRQANKYKVPRLAFVNKMDRTGANFFKVVDQMKLRLKASPVPMVIPIGAEENFTGVVDLLKMKAIIWDEASQGMLFDYREIPAELLELAKEWREKMVEAAAEASEELMNKYLEEGDLTEDEIKFGIRTRTIASEIQPMYCGSAFKNKGVQRMLDAVVEFMPSPVDIPPVKGMDEDENPVVRQANDTEKFSALAFKLMTDPFVGQLTFVRVYSGVLQKGDSVYNPIRGKKERIGRIVQMHANNRQEVSEIVAGDIAACVGLKDVTTGETLCDPGAIIMLERMVFPEPVITQAVEPKTKVDQEKMGIALQRLAQEDPSFRVKTDEESGQTLIAGMGELHLEIIVDRMKREFGVEANVGKPQVAYRETIRKTVEDAEGKFVRQSGGKGQYGHVVLKIEPNEPGKGIQFIDAIKGGVVPREFIPAVEKGINEAVTSGVLAGYPVVDVKVTLHFGSYHDVDSNENAFKMAAIFGFKEGCRKAGPVILEPMMAVEVETPEDYAGNVMGDLSSRRGMVQGMEDMVGGGKAIKAEVPLSEMFGYSTTLRSMSQGRATYTMEFKHYTEAPRNVSEAIMAARAK; the protein is encoded by the coding sequence ATGGCTCGCCATACCCCCATTGAGCGCTACCGCAATATCGGTATTTCGGCTCACATTGACGCCGGTAAAACCACCACCACCGAGCGCATTCTTTTTTATACCGGCATCAATCACAAGATTGGTGAAGTGCATGACGGCGCTGCCACCATGGACTGGATGGAGCAGGAGCAAGAACGTGGTATCACGATCACCTCGGCGGCCACCACCTGCTTCTGGAAAGGCATGGAAAACAACTTTGCCGAGCACCGCATCAACATCATCGATACCCCTGGACACGTCGATTTCACCATTGAGGTCGAGCGTTCCATGCGTGTCCTCGACGGTGCCTGCATGGTCTATTGTGCCGTGGGTGGTGTGCAGCCGCAGTCTGAGACCGTTTGGCGTCAGGCCAACAAGTACAAAGTGCCTCGCCTGGCATTTGTGAACAAGATGGACCGCACCGGGGCCAACTTCTTCAAAGTCGTGGACCAGATGAAGCTGCGCCTCAAGGCTAGCCCTGTGCCCATGGTGATTCCAATCGGCGCGGAAGAAAATTTCACTGGCGTGGTCGACTTGCTCAAAATGAAAGCCATCATTTGGGATGAGGCGTCACAAGGTATGTTGTTTGACTACCGTGAGATTCCCGCCGAGCTGCTGGAGCTGGCCAAGGAATGGCGTGAGAAGATGGTTGAGGCTGCCGCCGAAGCGTCTGAAGAGCTCATGAACAAATACCTCGAAGAGGGTGATTTGACCGAAGACGAGATCAAATTCGGTATTCGTACCCGCACCATCGCCAGCGAAATCCAGCCAATGTATTGTGGCTCCGCGTTCAAGAACAAAGGCGTGCAGCGCATGCTGGATGCCGTGGTTGAATTCATGCCGTCGCCAGTCGATATTCCTCCGGTCAAGGGGATGGACGAAGACGAAAACCCGGTGGTACGCCAGGCTAACGACACCGAGAAATTTTCCGCCCTCGCTTTCAAGCTGATGACCGACCCGTTTGTGGGGCAGTTGACCTTTGTGCGCGTCTACTCGGGTGTCCTGCAAAAAGGGGATAGTGTCTACAACCCGATTCGTGGCAAGAAGGAACGCATTGGGCGGATTGTGCAGATGCACGCCAACAATCGCCAAGAGGTGAGCGAAATTGTCGCGGGCGATATTGCGGCTTGTGTCGGTTTGAAAGACGTGACGACCGGTGAGACCCTGTGCGATCCCGGTGCCATCATCATGCTCGAGCGCATGGTGTTCCCTGAGCCCGTCATTACGCAGGCTGTGGAGCCCAAGACCAAGGTTGACCAGGAAAAAATGGGTATCGCTTTGCAGCGTTTGGCGCAAGAAGATCCTTCCTTCCGCGTCAAAACGGATGAAGAGTCCGGTCAGACCCTGATCGCCGGTATGGGCGAGTTGCACCTCGAAATCATTGTTGACCGCATGAAGCGCGAATTTGGCGTTGAAGCCAATGTGGGCAAGCCGCAAGTGGCCTACCGCGAAACCATTCGCAAGACGGTCGAAGATGCCGAAGGCAAATTCGTGCGCCAATCGGGCGGCAAGGGTCAGTACGGGCACGTCGTGCTCAAGATTGAGCCGAACGAACCCGGCAAGGGCATTCAGTTCATCGACGCTATCAAGGGTGGTGTTGTTCCGCGCGAATTCATCCCTGCGGTTGAAAAAGGCATTAACGAGGCTGTGACCTCGGGCGTGCTGGCGGGTTACCCGGTGGTTGATGTCAAGGTGACGCTGCATTTCGGCTCCTACCACGATGTGGATTCGAATGAAAACGCCTTCAAGATGGCGGCCATTTTTGGCTTCAAAGAAGGTTGTCGCAAGGCGGGTCCGGTGATTCTGGAACCCATGATGGCTGTGGAAGTCGAAACACCAGAAGACTACGCCGGCAACGTGATGGGCGATTTGTCCTCACGTCGCGGCATGGTGCAAGGCATGGAAGACATGGTTGGTGGTGGCAAGGCCATCAAGGCGGAGGTACCCTTGTCTGAAATGTTCGGCTACTCCACCACGCTACGTTCCATGTCACAAGGTCGCGCGACCTACACCATGGAATTTAAGCACTACACCGAAGCGCCGCGCAACGTGTCCGAAGCCATCATGGCGGCTAGGGCCAAATAA
- the rpsG gene encoding 30S ribosomal protein S7, giving the protein MPRRREVPKREILPDPKFGNVELSKFMNVIMEGGKKAIAERIIYGALEQIEKKNPGKDPVEAFTMAINNVKPMVEVKSRRVGGSNYQVPVEVRPVRRLALSMRWIKEAARKRGEKSMALRLANELMEATEGRGGAMKKRDEVHRMAEANKAFSHFRF; this is encoded by the coding sequence ATGCCACGTCGTCGCGAAGTCCCTAAACGTGAAATCCTGCCGGATCCTAAGTTCGGCAATGTCGAGTTGTCCAAATTCATGAACGTGATCATGGAAGGCGGCAAAAAAGCGATCGCCGAACGCATTATTTATGGTGCGCTTGAGCAGATCGAGAAGAAGAACCCTGGCAAAGACCCGGTTGAAGCCTTCACCATGGCCATCAACAACGTCAAGCCGATGGTTGAGGTGAAGTCCCGCCGCGTGGGTGGCTCCAACTACCAGGTGCCGGTTGAAGTGCGCCCGGTGCGCCGCTTGGCTTTGTCCATGCGCTGGATCAAGGAAGCGGCTCGCAAGCGCGGTGAAAAATCCATGGCATTGCGCCTGGCCAATGAACTCATGGAAGCCACCGAAGGTCGGGGCGGCGCCATGAAAAAGCGGGATGAAGTTCACCGTATGGCAGAGGCCAACAAGGCCTTTTCCCACTTCCGCTTCTAA
- the rpsL gene encoding 30S ribosomal protein S12 translates to MPTINQLVRQGREVETIKSKSPAMQNSPQRRGVCTRVYTTTPKKPNSALRKVAKVRLTNGFEVISYIGGEGHNLQEHSVVLVRGGRVKDLPGVRYHIVRGSLDLQGVKDRKQSRSKYGAKKPKAK, encoded by the coding sequence ATGCCAACCATTAATCAACTAGTACGTCAGGGGCGCGAGGTCGAAACGATCAAGTCCAAAAGCCCTGCGATGCAAAACTCTCCACAGCGTCGCGGTGTGTGCACTCGTGTGTACACCACCACGCCTAAAAAACCAAACTCGGCTCTGCGTAAAGTCGCCAAAGTGCGCCTGACCAATGGGTTTGAGGTTATTTCCTACATCGGCGGTGAAGGTCACAACCTGCAGGAACACAGCGTCGTGCTGGTTCGTGGCGGTCGTGTCAAGGATCTGCCTGGTGTGCGTTACCACATTGTGCGTGGTTCGCTCGACTTGCAAGGCGTGAAAGACCGCAAGCAGTCGCGCTCCAAGTACGGTGCCAAGAAGCCGAAGGCCAAATAA
- a CDS encoding D-alanyl-D-alanine carboxypeptidase family protein has translation MKKLLLTLAAAMCLSVSAQTPQPPEIAARSYLLFDITANQFLAEKDIDSPVEQASLTKLMTAYIVFDALRSKKIDLKQMLPVSEHAWKMPGSRMFIDPKMKVPVEDLLKGMIVQSGNDATMALAEGVGGTVERFVQLMNEQAKALGMKSTNYKNPEGLTEAGHTTTARDLSILATRLMRDFPDYVAYYAIKQYRYPGTPAANGSNRNLLLFRDPTVDGLKTGHTDAAGYCLIATAKRDFVGLGAPAAAGSPGATGSRRLLSIVLGATSENSRANESQKLLNWGYTAFEPVKLFDANQAVVSPAVWKGKAAVVKLGRPEAIVVAVPAGTSGKIKTQVLRSDPLVAPFTKGQQVATLKVTSGEQTLVDVPLLVLEAVEQAGVLGRAWDALRLWIK, from the coding sequence ATGAAAAAACTACTCTTGACTCTTGCTGCCGCAATGTGTCTATCGGTCTCGGCACAAACGCCCCAGCCGCCCGAAATTGCCGCACGTTCCTATTTGTTGTTCGATATCACGGCCAATCAGTTCCTGGCGGAAAAAGACATTGACAGCCCGGTGGAACAGGCGTCGCTGACGAAGCTGATGACGGCCTATATTGTTTTTGACGCGTTACGCAGCAAAAAAATTGACCTCAAGCAGATGCTGCCGGTGAGTGAGCATGCCTGGAAGATGCCGGGTTCCCGCATGTTCATCGATCCCAAGATGAAAGTGCCGGTGGAAGACTTGCTCAAAGGAATGATTGTGCAAAGCGGCAACGATGCCACCATGGCGTTGGCCGAAGGCGTTGGCGGCACAGTCGAGCGCTTCGTGCAACTCATGAACGAGCAAGCCAAGGCGCTGGGCATGAAGTCCACCAACTACAAAAATCCGGAGGGCTTGACCGAGGCGGGTCATACCACCACCGCCCGTGATCTCAGTATTCTGGCCACCCGTTTGATGCGCGATTTCCCGGATTACGTGGCCTATTACGCCATCAAGCAGTATCGTTACCCGGGAACCCCCGCTGCCAATGGCAGCAACCGCAACCTGCTGCTGTTTCGCGACCCGACGGTGGACGGCTTAAAAACCGGACACACCGATGCCGCAGGCTATTGCCTCATTGCCACCGCGAAGCGCGACTTCGTCGGCCTGGGTGCGCCGGCCGCCGCCGGATCACCGGGTGCCACGGGAAGTCGGCGCCTGCTGTCTATTGTGTTGGGTGCGACCAGTGAGAACTCGCGCGCCAATGAGTCGCAGAAGCTGCTGAACTGGGGCTACACCGCGTTTGAACCGGTCAAACTGTTCGATGCCAATCAGGCCGTTGTCTCTCCGGCAGTCTGGAAGGGCAAGGCAGCGGTCGTCAAATTGGGTCGCCCGGAGGCGATTGTGGTGGCTGTCCCGGCGGGTACGTCGGGCAAAATTAAAACGCAGGTGCTGCGCTCGGACCCACTGGTCGCCCCATTTACCAAGGGCCAACAGGTCGCAACCCTGAAAGTCACCAGCGGGGAGCAGACGCTGGTTGATGTGCCGTTGCTGGTCCTGGAAGCGGTTGAGCAGGCCGGGGTGCTGGGCCGCGCCTGGGATGCACTGCGCCTGTGGATCAAGTAG
- a CDS encoding (2Fe-2S) ferredoxin domain-containing protein, with protein MTETKFNNESGKVPDLQPPKSYYERHVFFCLNERKNGEPCCAQYQAQQAFDHCKTQVKAAGLAGPGQVRVNKAGCMDRCAAGPVLVVYPEAVWYTYLDNADIDEIVASHLKNGQVVERLLIPPTLGR; from the coding sequence ATGACTGAAACGAAATTCAACAATGAGTCAGGTAAAGTCCCCGACCTCCAGCCGCCCAAATCCTATTACGAGCGGCATGTTTTCTTTTGCCTCAATGAAAGAAAGAACGGCGAACCGTGCTGTGCCCAGTATCAGGCGCAGCAAGCGTTCGATCACTGCAAGACGCAGGTCAAGGCAGCGGGCCTGGCAGGCCCGGGGCAGGTCCGGGTTAACAAGGCCGGCTGCATGGATCGATGTGCCGCCGGACCGGTGCTGGTGGTTTACCCGGAGGCGGTCTGGTACACGTATTTGGACAACGCCGACATTGACGAAATCGTGGCGTCGCACTTGAAAAACGGCCAGGTGGTGGAACGACTTCTCATCCCGCCGACGCTGGGCCGCTAA
- a CDS encoding VanZ family protein, which translates to MHKTSAWPLALIYVGLICYASLYPFSDWRYQGVVPWAYLSSPWPKYWTGFDVTINLLGYLPLGFLLALSALRTSRGRYAVVLATLAAGVLSLTMESLQSYLPMRVASNVDLGLNVAGAWLGALLAWGMEELGVIERWSIFRARWFVTDARGGLVLLALWPVGLLFPAAVPFGLGQVLERLEASLGDILQDTPLLDWLPVRDIELQPLVPGAELVCVMLGMLIPCLLGFCIIRATSRRLLFLLLVFACGMGVTALSAALSYGPEHAWAWFSEPVKAGLVAAMVLALLLLGVPRRVSAALVLLALGVHLDLLNQAPASPYFAQTLSTWEQGRFIRFHGLAQWVGWLWPYATLVYVLFRVWVRDAKN; encoded by the coding sequence ATGCACAAGACCTCAGCCTGGCCCCTGGCTTTGATCTACGTCGGGCTGATCTGTTACGCCAGTCTGTACCCCTTTTCCGATTGGCGTTACCAGGGCGTCGTGCCTTGGGCTTACCTCAGCAGCCCGTGGCCCAAATACTGGACCGGTTTTGATGTCACGATCAATCTGTTGGGTTATTTGCCACTCGGTTTTTTGCTGGCGCTTAGCGCGTTGCGCACCAGCCGGGGGCGCTACGCCGTCGTGCTGGCGACGCTGGCCGCTGGGGTCTTGTCGTTGACGATGGAGTCGCTGCAGAGCTATTTGCCTATGCGTGTGGCGTCGAATGTGGACTTGGGTCTCAATGTGGCGGGCGCCTGGCTGGGCGCGTTGCTGGCCTGGGGCATGGAAGAATTGGGGGTCATTGAACGCTGGAGCATTTTCAGAGCGCGCTGGTTTGTGACAGATGCCCGAGGAGGCCTTGTGTTGTTGGCTTTGTGGCCGGTCGGCCTGTTGTTCCCGGCGGCGGTGCCATTTGGCTTGGGGCAGGTGCTGGAACGGCTCGAAGCAAGCTTGGGGGATATTCTGCAGGACACACCGTTGCTGGACTGGCTGCCGGTGCGCGATATCGAACTGCAACCCCTGGTGCCAGGTGCTGAGCTGGTCTGCGTCATGCTGGGCATGCTGATTCCGTGTCTGCTTGGTTTTTGCATCATCCGCGCGACCTCTCGGCGCCTGCTGTTCCTGTTGCTGGTGTTTGCCTGCGGCATGGGTGTTACGGCGCTCTCGGCCGCCTTGAGTTATGGCCCGGAGCATGCTTGGGCATGGTTCAGCGAGCCGGTCAAGGCCGGCTTGGTCGCAGCGATGGTGTTGGCGCTGTTGCTGCTGGGGGTGCCGCGACGTGTGAGCGCGGCCCTGGTGTTGCTGGCGCTGGGCGTCCACCTTGACTTGCTCAATCAGGCGCCTGCCAGTCCTTATTTTGCGCAAACCTTGTCCACCTGGGAGCAGGGACGTTTTATCCGTTTTCACGGCCTGGCGCAGTGGGTCGGGTGGTTGTGGCCTTATGCAACTCTGGTTTATGTGCTGTTCAGGGTTTGGGTCAGAGACGCAAAAAACTAG